A genomic region of Phragmites australis chromosome 2, lpPhrAust1.1, whole genome shotgun sequence contains the following coding sequences:
- the LOC133908928 gene encoding uncharacterized protein LOC133908928 — protein sequence MHTQTSPPATCPYLPAPPPSPPVPGVPGLLAYIYHLASSHTPSHLIHLTDSQLTTPAKNPHRSPLENQPTNRGRKDSPVQAKMCNPNVKSTGVAQIDGRPVLQPAGNRVTAPDGARPLKKSLQKSLSMPASFDNAAATTCPAARSAPENTRAAAAAAAAASLLPPTPASVTARATKAAGAKVAATVAAEKSRTKANKKAGAVLPVVTFAALEAFEPAGSIAAAQREHAALAQAQRKQRIAHYGRTASFSRVEGRIGATATAAAEPIAASPAGHDEKRCSFITPYSDPLYVAYHDEEWGVAVHDDELLFEMLTLSGVQVGADWTSILKKRYVYRQAFSGFKVDVVAKYMEKQMATLSADFGLDLGTVRGTVNNACRILEVRRDFGSFDKYVWAFVNNKPLSPSYKYSRKIPVKTSKSESISKDMVRRGFRFVGPTVIHSFMQAVGLTNDHLVSCPRHRVCSSSSAARIN from the exons ATGCATACGCAGACCTCCCCACCTGCGACCTGTCCATACCTACCTGCCCCACCACCTTCGCCTCCCGTTCCGGGCGTTCCCGGCCTCCTCGCTTATATATACCACCTTGCTTCTTCCCACACTCCATCCCACCTCATTCATCTCACAGACTCGCAGCTCACAACACCTGCAAAAAACCCACATCGATCTCCACTTGAGAACCAACCAACTAACCGGGGAAGAAAAGACTCTCCAGTTCAAGCCAAAATGTGCAACCCCAACGTCAAGTCCACGGGCGTCGCCCAGATCGACGGCCGCCCGGTGCTGCAGCCGGCGGGCAACCGCGTGACGGCACCGGACGGTGCCCGCCCGCTCAAGAAGTCCCTGCAGAAGTCACTCTCCATGCCGGCTTCGTTCGACAATGCCGCTGCGACCACCTGCCCGGCCGCGCGGTCCGCGCCTGAGAACacccgcgcggcggcggcggcggcggcggcggcttctcTCCTGCCACCTACGCCCGCTTCGGTCACCGCAAGAGCAACGAAGGCGGCTGGCGCCAAGGTCGCGGCAACCGTGGCCGCGGAGAAGAGCAGGACGAAGGCCAACAAGAAGGCTGGCGCTGTGCTGCCGGTGGTGACATTCGCGGCACTGGAGGCGTTCGAGCCCGCCGGGAGCATCGCGGCGGCGCAGCGGGAGCACGCCGCGCTGGCGCAGGCGCAGCGCAAGCAGCGGATCGCGCACTACGGCCGCACCGCGTCCTTCTCCCGTGTCGAGGGGAGGATCGGCGCCACCGCCACAGCGGCTGCCGAGCCCATCGCCGCATCCCCCGCCGGGCACGACGAGAAGCGCTGCAGCTTCATCACGCCCTACTCAG ACCCCCTGTATGTCGCGTACCACGATGAGGAGTGGGGAGTGGCCGTGCACGACGACGA GTTGCTTTTCGAGATGCTCACATTGTCCGGCGTGCAAGTCGGGGCAGATTGGACTTCCATCCTGAAGAAAAGATACGTCTACAG GCAGGCATTTTCCGGCTTCAAAGTGGACGTGGTCGCCAAGTACATGGAGAAGCAGATGGCGACGCTGAGCGCGGACTTCGGGCTGGATTTGGGCACCGTCAGAGGGACCGTCAACAACGCCTGCCGGATTCTCGAG GTTCGGAGGGACTTCGGGTCGTTCGACAAGTACGTGTGGGCGTTCGTGAACAACAAGCCGCTGTCACCGAGCTACAAGTACAGCCGGAAGATCCCCGTGAAGACGTCCAAGTCGGAGTCCATCAGCAAGGACATGGTCCGGCGCGGCTTCCGCTTCGTCGGCCCCACCGTCATCCACTCCTTCATGCAGGCCGTCGGGCTCACCAACGACCACCTCGTCTCCTGCCCGCGTCACCGCGTCTGCTCATCCTCCTCCGCTGCTCGCATAAACTGA